One window of Magallana gigas chromosome 2, xbMagGiga1.1, whole genome shotgun sequence genomic DNA carries:
- the LOC105347332 gene encoding E3 ubiquitin-protein ligase TTC3 isoform X3 produces the protein MLNKHMDIIDMKELSLNTLDDTMSDSDSEGVPELVESSDEDATVNSHSAKPSREYADSWVTRSERFLDRQDAQAHILSLGPFLLGLNNFVSQPWIQALKEVKLLEGNRETEITALSWSELEALDLVEQVFFVMKAKLRKSAYMIACLDLVDCVEEKMKEKIQVDNCIKLAEPVELIIKLWNKMNKSSICSKNEKQTKFATIYIAKVYHIMVLGVGRDSKDMAEEYKRNRRKIQSVDPSKYKDAGNEQYQRGKFETASDYYTKAAKADPFNHIFYGNRAQTYTKLRRHDEALSDGRRAITLKPDYCKGHYRYAQAFADLDRLDYAIAVNRKGYIQCKKSRNKNISETNLNELEQQGKRLSMERDTKLREERIRKVLEDKEFGDRYIEEELPAELRNLPGKKRVIKLTDAIKVMNQSTKSSIEIPDIQTSDSSSGDEEPAKMETAEKKETKTQTDASWPETYSDIKSDLLRITEKWEFDKRNMEIETQLMKHRQELEIAKFRQKIELAKIGGLSEPNLQELAAEDADDDDEGNTNNNAQTKKEKRRKGDKRNKKKEDVVKTVTKEKKERSPEGSKEALELKGILMEGYDRYQQGDPRNATAEYSKALKLINKHTLKQLNIEKVHVVTSKYACGITSISTGIHKMIMEGIDKFNDIRSRHSEIKFPLAYYGLGKAYATLNRYGQAVEPIKLGLKMVENQKCISFSWPGTTITIEESVPEKLLGLLTDLLQLSLSPPPPDATCRIHSDTDEDRVIIYQSDPDYKGFVRVICQAKCKIEFHYNCWKDFKSKMGEKIGDKDMLETPCPTPNCGTVIVKISIYRQDAIEKHFESEKMETNKKQDKKKKPVLKMPPSSQDKIQKKMEKKEQKMKKKMENKEEKTELMEDIDQMLQESESQKADLAGGKDGNRGGDGREEEFKVPDHTQPVSVLRKDDDDIKLNKYKGTKKQKNKKKKEKAAKATLAVEVNFTDNKDKLLLNEHSIPDSPTRDFSVPTNIHEKVQAFENSYESKPVQHVYDQITENLFSFFEEILNAHGPLHVDDKKLTSLIEDFPNDAKEKIEQVGGLSSFLRQSLKFAMINDYVCLLKDSVKARDISLAQGFARQTLSNSSDSSDNVWKTVGKHSNSSRDQPERTSPFSFNSSVDNVVSEDKPKAGFLHQPYPMKSSGVDSLDDFGSVVKKGSIDALDDDFDLGPVKTGSKMDRIDEIHLISPTKKKKKTKTKISRKDLDDIDSLSSSPSSDNDFSCEDDTGSLNSELSGARSGKVSLSSVKMQAENGRIVDLKQNLDISSRSSSKSDLSEKSGNDLSYDLMAKAYRNSPVASLYVKDKQGLLSGSPTFSENGRNVDKSLHGLTAPQPLKLPSQFSQKTPGMSLHSEASIAAEKEIDRIDNEMVKEIADDVMERLALGKNVSAAERQEMYNRITQDIWKDFKKQRTSVSSVWPLDNKSLYTQMSLSSLDSRQRKNYAEQFMKSHYENNTTDPLQGKTSFPHSTPIHSFPYPSKPPITTVSNNFPNLHTTQGVPPPLTLPTSFSSANSYTSNITYPSLNPSIWASTSGTNEAMPSIPNVTSFSTPPPPLNLPSFASGPFGGFNIGTSLTEPSVSSTLSSVFGTHSDQCVQTAVETRDVEVNTEPYESYMAQYERSKEDCDNLKTLVVRLQTQVAEREAMLREWTVKTKSLEANSQQLDLEKKNLEVQLQVYEQQLNHLSLELNSKSSDVLDLREKINITEQKCLDLQKQQHDDRFRTSKLDKEKLEAVRIREELKKLREEESERAMRAEVELLQVKKNFTLQMLERSKMEYMVYKNKVSMIVKRRKDEGRSGGLKQHLDQYEGILKKCEETINRLKVEFDEHIRQIQGGKRLSELPQIFIPPPPPQPQMPNLDMLTGYTMTSTASAPSLLALASGSQSGGPKSSPSPPLRGSQPSASNIVPLSIPSIQSAPQPKPLGLPTGLPGSQRPLMSQPINPMIPSLSQGAMLQPHQPHKTSNFEKLIMKLQVALPKFNRADFTRLIQELRTNRGGSLSGLTLDEIVSQITILVHDYERQQGRSPSVAATQPQEMMTGFTDDRARNPPPGLPLSWGVSGTDLVSLGITSEVFEEEEDPCVICHEEMTPPTTVMLECKHRFHDECIRKWLREQSTCPNCRIYALLPDEFPSLR, from the exons TGAAAGAGTTATCGCTGAACACGTTGGATGATACCATGTCAGACTCAGATAGTGAAGGGGTCCCTGAACTCGTGGAGTCATCGGATGAGGATGCCACTGTCAACAGTCACTCTGCCAAGCCCTCTA GGGAGTATGCTGATTCGTGGGTTACAAGGAGTGAGCGGTTCCTAGACAGACAGGACGCTCAGGCCCACATCCTGTCCCTGGGGCCCTTCCTGCTGGGCCTCAACAACTTTGTGTCCCAGCCCTGGATCCAGGCGCTCAAAGAGGTCAAACTTCTGGAGGGAAACAG GGAGACAGAGATTACGGCCCTATCCTGGTCAGAGTTGGAGGCCCTGGACTTAGTGGAACAGGTTTTCTTTGTAATGAAAGCTAAACTG AGGAAGTCTGCTTACATGATTGCCTGTCTGGATTTAGTGGACTGTGTTGAAGAAAAAATGAAGGAGAAAATCCAAGTGGACAACTGCATTAAACTGGCAGAACCTGTGGAACTTATCATCAAGCTGTG gaataaaatgaacaaaTCGTCAATATGCAGCAAGAATGAGAAACAGACAAAATTTGCAACCATTTACATTGCTAAAGTGT ATCATATCATGGTCCTTGGAGTGGGTCGAGATTCCAAGGACATGGCTGAGGAGTATAAAAGGAATCGACGGAAG ATTCAGTCTGTGGATCCCTCTAAGTACAAGGATGCGGGCAATGAACAGTACCAGCGTGGAAAGTTTGAGACAGCATCTGACTACTACACCAAGGCTGCTAAAGCCGA TCCTTTTAACCACATATTCTATGGAAACCGGGCCCAGACCTACACTAAATTACGACGACACGATGAAGCATTATCGGATGGGCGCAGGGCTATTACCTTGAAGCCCGACTATTGCAAG GGACATTACCGGTATGCCCAGGCTTTTGCTGATCTTGATAGACTGGATTATGCCATAGCTGTAAACAGAAAAGGCTACATACAGTGCAAGAAGTCACGCAACAAGAACATCAGTGAGACCAATCTAAATGAACTAGAGCAGCAAGGGAAGCGACTCAGTATGGAGAGAGACACAAAGCTCCGAGAGGAGCGGATCCGGAAAGTGTTGGAGGACAAAGAATTTGGAGACAGGTACATAGAAGAAGAGTTGCCTGCAGAGCTGAGAAATTTACCCGGGAAGAAGAGAGTTATCAAACTCACTGATGCCATCAAGGTTATGAA ccaGAGTACCAAGTCCAGCATAGAAATTCCTGATATCCAAACCAGTGATTCCTCGAGTGGAGACGAG GAACCTGCCAAAATGGAAACAGCAGAGAAAAAAGAG ACAAAGACACAAACAGATGCCAGCTGGCCTGAAACTTATTCTGATATTAAGTCAGACCTGTTGAGAATCACAGAGAAGTGGGAGTTTGACAAGAGGAACATGGAGATAGAAACACAACTAATGAAGCATCGACAGGAACTGGAAATTGCTAAATTCAggcaaaaaattgaattagcaAAAATTGGAGGTTTGAGCGAGCCCAATCTCCAGGAATTAGCAGCAGAGGATGCGGACGACGATGATGAAGGAAATACCAATAACAATGCACAG acaaaaaaagagaaaagaagGAAAGGGGACAAAAGGAATAAGAAAAAGGAAGATGTAGTAAAAACAGTTACAAAAGAG AAGAAAGAAAGGAGTCCTGAGGGAAGCAAGGAAGCTTTGGAGCTGAAGGGAATCCTGATGGAGGGGTATGACAGATATCAGCAGGGGGACCCCCGGAACGCCACCGCCGAGTACAGCAAGGCCCTCAAACTGATCAACAAACACACACTCAAG CAATTGAATATTGAAAAAGTCCACGTAGTCACCTCTAAATATGCCTGTGGCATCACTTCTATATCAACAGGAATTCACAAG ATGATTATGGAAGGTATTGACAAGTTCAATGATATTCGTAGCAGACATTCAGAAATTAAGTTTCCTCTTGCATATTATGGACTAGGAAAAGCATACGCAACACTTAACAG GTATGGGCAAGCAGTAGAGCCAATCAAACTAGGCCTTAAGATGGTTGAAAATCAGAAGTGTATTAGCTTCTCTTGGCCAGGAACAACTATCACTATTGAGGAAAGTGTTCCAGAAAAACTACTG GGTTTGCTGACTGACCTCCTACAGCTGTCCCTGAGTCCCCCACCCCCGGACGCCACCTGTAGAATCCACAGTGACACAGATGAGGACCGGGTCATCATCTACCAGAGTGACCCAGACTACAAG gGTTTTGTTAGAGTGATTTGCCAGGCCAAATGTAAAATAGAGTTTCATTACAACTGTTGGAAAGATTTCAAATCCAAAATGGGAGAGAAAATAGGAGATAAG GATATGCTGGAGACTCCCTGTCCTACTCCAAACTGTGGCACagttattgtaaaaatatcCATCTACAGACAAGATGCCATTGAGAAGCAC TTTGAATCAGAGAAAATGGAAACCAATAAAAAACAAGACAAGAAGAAGAAACCAGTGCTGAAGATGCCTCCATCGAGTCAAGATAAAATCCAGAAGAAGATGGAGAAGAAGGAACAGAAGATGAAGAAGAAGATGGAGAACAAAGAGGAGAAGACGGAGTTAATGGAGGACATTGATCAGATGCTTCAGGAGAGCGAGAGCCAGAAGGCGGACCTAGCCGGGGGTAAGGATGGCAACAGAG GTGGTGATGGGAGGGAGGAGGAGTTTAAAGTCCCTGACCACACCCAGCCCGTCTCAGTGCTGCGTAAGGATGACGACGATATCAAGCTTAACAAGTACAAG GgaactaaaaaacaaaagaacaagAAAAAGAAGGAGAAAGCTGCTAAAGCGACCCTTGCTGTGGAAGTGAACTTCACTGATAACAAAGACAAGCTCCTGCTGAATGAGCACTCTATTCCGGACTCTCCCACTAG GGATTTTTCAGTACCAACAAACATTCATGAAAAAGTTCAGGCATTTGAGAATTCTTATGAAAGTAAACCTGTGCAACATGTATATGATCaaatcacagaaaatttattttc ATTTTTTGAGGAAATCCTAAATGCCCATGGACCACTTCATGTTGATGATAAAAAGCTTACCTCCTTGATTGAAGATTTCCCAAATGATGCAAAGGAGAAAATTGAACAAGTGGGGGGACTAAGCAGTTTTCTGAGACAGTCTCTGAAATTTGCAATGATAAATGACTATGTGTGTTTGTTAAAGGACTCTGTGAAAGCTAGAGACATATCCTTAGCCCAAGGTTTTGCTAGGCAGACATTAAGTAACTCTAGTGATTCCTCGGATAATGTGTGGAAAACTGTAGGAAAGCATTCAAATTCTAGTAGAGATCAGCCAGAGAGGACTTCTCCATTTTCTTTCAATTCGTCAGTGGATAATGTGGTCAGTGAGGATAAACCGAAAGCTGGGTTTCTTCACCAGCCGTATCCGATGAAATCATCAGGTGTGGATTCTTTGGATGATTTTGGTAGTGTGGTCAAAAAAGGGTCGATAGATGCTTTGGATGATGACTTTGACTTGGGGCCTGTTAAAACAGGCTCCAAAATGGACAGGATTGATGAAATACACTTGATATCTCCtacaaagaagaagaaaaagacaaaaaccAAGATAAGCCGTAAGGACCTAGATGATATAGATTCACTGTCATCATCTCCAAGTAGTGACAATGACTTTTCTTGTGAGGATGATACAGGGAGTTTAAACTCTGAATTGTCTGGTGCAAGATCAGGCAAAGTGTCCTTGTCTAGTGTAAAGATGCAGGCAGAAAATGGTAGAATAGTTGACTTGAAGCAAAATCTTGATATCTCTAGTAGAAGTAGTTCTAAATCAGATCTAAGTGAAAAATCAGGAAATGATTTATCCTATGACCTTATGGCAAAGGCTTACAGAAATTCTCCAGTGGCATCTTTGTATGTGAAGGACAAACAGGGTCTTTTGTCTGGTTCTCCTACCTTTTCAGAGAATGGTAGAAATGTGGACAAGTCTCTGCATGGACTGACTGCACCCCAACCCCTTAAACTCCCCTCTCAGTTCTCACAGAAAACACCTGGGATGTCACTCCACTCAGAAGCAAGCATTGCTGCTGAGAAGGAAATTGATAGAATAGACAATGAAATGGTGAAGGAGATAGCTGATGATGTAATGGAGAGACTGGCATTGGGGAAGAATGTTTCGGCCGCGGAGAGACAGGAGATGTATAACCGTATCACACAGGATATCTGGAAGGACTTCAAGAAACAACGTACTTCTGTGTCATCTGTGTGGCCTCTAGACAACAAGTCTTTGTACACCCAAATGTCTTTGAGTTCACTAGACAGTAGACAGAGGAAAAATTATGCAGAACAGTTCATGAAAAGTCATTATGAAAACAATACTACTGACCCTCTGCAAGGAAAAACAAGTTTTCCCCATTCTACTCCTATTCACAGTTTTCCATATCCTAGCAAACCTCCTATTACTACAGTGAGCAACAATTTTCCAAATTTACACACTACACAGGGAGTTCCCCCTCCCCTCACCTTACCCACTTCTTTTTCTTCAGCTAACAGTTACACATCCAATATCACCTACCCCTCTTTGAACCCTAGTATCTGGGCCAGCACCTCAGGGACTAATGAGGCAATGCCCAGTATCCCTAATGTGACCTCATTTTCTactccccctcccccacttaacCTGCCTTCGTTTGCATCGGGACCATTTGGAGGCTTCAATATAGGGACATCCCTTACAGAACCCAGTGTTTCTTCAACTTTGTCCTCTGTGTTTGGTACTCATAGTGATCAGTGTGTTCAGACTGCGGTAGAAACTCGAGACGTTGAAGTTAATACTGAGCCCTACGAGTCCTACATGGCACAGTATGAACGGAGTAAAGAGGACTGTGATAACTTGAAGACTCTGGTGGTAAGACTACAGACTCAAGTTGCCGAGCGGGAAGCCATGCTGAGGGAGTGGACAGTGAAAACTAAG TCTCTGGAAGCAAATTCTCAGCAGCTGGATCTAGAGAAGAAGAATTTAGAGGTCCAGTTACAGGTTTATGAACAACAGCTCAATCACTTGAGTTTGGAACTCAACTCCAAGTCTTCTGATGTATTAGA TTTAAGAGAGAAAATCAATATTACTGAACAAAAATGTCTGGACCTGCAGAAACAGCAGCATGATGACAG ATTTAGAACTTCAAAACTTGATAAGGAGAAGTTAGAAGCTGTGAGAATTAGAGAGGAACTGAAAAAGTTACGAGAGGAAGAAAGTGAAAGGGCCATGAGAGCAGag GTTGAACTGCTGCAAGTCAAGAAAAACTTTACTCTGCAAATGCTGGAAAGATCCAAAATGGAGTACATGGtgtataaaaataaagtgtCTATGATAGTTAAAAG aAGGAAGGATGAGGGTCGATCTGGGGGTCTGAAGCAGCATCTCGACCAGTACGAGGGGATCCTGAAGAAGTGTGAGGAGACCATCAACAGACTCAAG GTGGAGTTTGATGAACACATTCGTCAGATCCAAGGGGGAAAGCGGTTGAGTGAACTTCCCCAGATTTTCATTCCCCCTCCTCCCCCTCAACCACAGATGCCCAATCTAGATATG CTGACCGGTTACACCATGACGAGTACCGCCAGCGCTCCATCCCTCTTGGCCTTGGCAAGTGGCTCCCAGTCTGGTGGCCCCAAGTCTTCACCCTCTCCTCCTCTCAGAGGCAGCCAGCCCTCGGCCTCCAACATTGTACCCCTGTCAATACCCAGTATTCAGTCTGCCCCACAGCCCAAACCTTTGGGGCTACCCACAG GATTACCAGGATCCCAGAGACCTCTTATGTCGCAGCCTATAAATCCCATGAttccctctctctctcaaggAGCCATGCTGCAGCCTCACCAGCCTCACAAAACCAGCAACTTTGAGAAACTCATCATGAAACTTCAGGTGGCATTACCAAAGTTTAATAG AGCGGACTTTACCCGCCTGATTCAGGAGCTGCGGACCAACAGAGGGGGGTCCCTGTCCGGGTTGACCTTGGATGAGATTGTGTCCCAGATCACCATCCTGGTCCATGATTACGAGAGACAGCAGGGGAGGAGCCCCTCTGTAGCAGCCACCCAACCCCAG gAAATGATGACAGGTTTTACGGATGACCGAGCGAGGAATCCACCCCCTGGTCTTCCATTGTCCTGGGGTGTGTCAGGGACAGACTTGGTCAGTCTGGGGATCACCAGCGAGGTGTTTGAGGAGGAGGAGGACCCCTGTGTCATCTGTCATGAGGAGATGACTCCTCCCACCACCGTCATGCTGGAGTGTAAACATCGATTCCATGATGAG TGCATCAGGAAATGGCTCAGAGAACAGAGTACTTGTCCTAACTGTCGTATATACGCTCTGCTGCCAGACGAATTTCCCAGTCTCCGATAG